A region from the Vespula pensylvanica isolate Volc-1 chromosome 9, ASM1446617v1, whole genome shotgun sequence genome encodes:
- the LOC122632004 gene encoding 1-acyl-sn-glycerol-3-phosphate acyltransferase beta isoform X2, with protein sequence MLGVSCTSVGVALVLLLVMICTLNESFRYRAKFLIFGLESLLFTIICLPFMFFNIRSWKNALIPAWLLSKSTNKVLGVKYEVRGKENIIHDSGCIVLINHQSMLDLGVLAQLWLVMERCTVISKKEILYFGPFGLAAWLWGTIFIDRRNVEESRKIVNSTCKYIRDSKMKVLFFPEGKRHSGNTLIPFKKGPFHLAITSQVPILPVIVSKYFFLNSKSKRFGSGTSYITILPPIPTKGLTKDNIQELMDKSYEAMNTVFVQTSQETLTKHMESLKND encoded by the exons ATGTTAGGTGTTTCTTGTACTAGCGTCGGAGTCGCACTCGTTCTACTATTGGTTATGATATGTACTCTAAATGAGAGCTTTAGATATAGAgcgaaatttctaatttttggATTAGAGTCTCTACTCTTCACAATCATTTGTTTACCATTTATGTTTTTCAATATCAGATCTTGGAAGAATGCATT aATACCCGCTTGGCTTTTGAGTAAATCAACAAATAAAGTATTAGGAGTTAAATACGAGGTacgtggaaaagaaaatatcattcaCGATTCTGGTTGTATTGTTTTGATAAATCATCAAAGTATGTTGGATTTGGGAg TATTGGCACAATTGTGGCTAGTTATGGAAAGATGCACCGTTATatctaagaaagaaattttatattttggaCCGTTCGGTCTCGCTGCTTGGCTATGGggtacaatttttatcgatagacGAAATGTTGAGGAATCGCGTAAGATTGTAAATTCaacgtgtaaatatatacgagaCTCTAAa atgaaagttttatttttcccaGAAGGAAAACGACATAGCGGTAATACATTGATACCTTTCAAAAAAGGACCTTTCCATTTAGCTATAACATCGCAAGTACCGATTCTACCGGTCATcgtatcaaaatatttcttcttgaaTAGTAAATCAAAGAGATTTGGTTCTG GTACTAGCTATATTACAATCTTACCTCCAATTCCTACAAAAGGCTTGACCAAAGACAATATCCAGGAGTTGATGGATAAATCGTACGAAGCTATGAATACGGTATTTGTTCAAACATCGCAAGAAACTCTTACAAAACACATGgaaagtttaaaaaatgattaa
- the LOC122632004 gene encoding 1-acyl-sn-glycerol-3-phosphate acyltransferase beta isoform X1, giving the protein MMLGVSCTSVGVALVLLLVMICTLNESFRYRAKFLIFGLESLLFTIICLPFMFFNIRSWKNALIPAWLLSKSTNKVLGVKYEVRGKENIIHDSGCIVLINHQSMLDLGVLAQLWLVMERCTVISKKEILYFGPFGLAAWLWGTIFIDRRNVEESRKIVNSTCKYIRDSKMKVLFFPEGKRHSGNTLIPFKKGPFHLAITSQVPILPVIVSKYFFLNSKSKRFGSGTSYITILPPIPTKGLTKDNIQELMDKSYEAMNTVFVQTSQETLTKHMESLKND; this is encoded by the exons AT GATGTTAGGTGTTTCTTGTACTAGCGTCGGAGTCGCACTCGTTCTACTATTGGTTATGATATGTACTCTAAATGAGAGCTTTAGATATAGAgcgaaatttctaatttttggATTAGAGTCTCTACTCTTCACAATCATTTGTTTACCATTTATGTTTTTCAATATCAGATCTTGGAAGAATGCATT aATACCCGCTTGGCTTTTGAGTAAATCAACAAATAAAGTATTAGGAGTTAAATACGAGGTacgtggaaaagaaaatatcattcaCGATTCTGGTTGTATTGTTTTGATAAATCATCAAAGTATGTTGGATTTGGGAg TATTGGCACAATTGTGGCTAGTTATGGAAAGATGCACCGTTATatctaagaaagaaattttatattttggaCCGTTCGGTCTCGCTGCTTGGCTATGGggtacaatttttatcgatagacGAAATGTTGAGGAATCGCGTAAGATTGTAAATTCaacgtgtaaatatatacgagaCTCTAAa atgaaagttttatttttcccaGAAGGAAAACGACATAGCGGTAATACATTGATACCTTTCAAAAAAGGACCTTTCCATTTAGCTATAACATCGCAAGTACCGATTCTACCGGTCATcgtatcaaaatatttcttcttgaaTAGTAAATCAAAGAGATTTGGTTCTG GTACTAGCTATATTACAATCTTACCTCCAATTCCTACAAAAGGCTTGACCAAAGACAATATCCAGGAGTTGATGGATAAATCGTACGAAGCTATGAATACGGTATTTGTTCAAACATCGCAAGAAACTCTTACAAAACACATGgaaagtttaaaaaatgattaa